One genomic region from Cellulomonas fengjieae encodes:
- a CDS encoding DHA2 family efflux MFS transporter permease subunit, which produces MTDDQVRPTVPRSAWNALVVLMAGMFMALLDTTIVNVALPTIQVSLDASEATLSWIISGYALAFGIALIPAGRIGDRVGHKWVFFTGLLLFTVASVFCGLASNSAHLVVARVAQGLAGGIFVPAVTAMIQLLFPPQVRGKAFAILGSVIGVSTALGPILGGLIIEAFGDESGWRLVFWVNIPIGIVALIAAARILPSGAEARSQHGYDVVGLLLLTAGLIALLVPLIEGQDQGWPTWTFVTLAAGILLLVAFGWWEKRIEDDNPMVPPHLFSHPAFTGGTILALVYFAAFTSIFFTIALLWQAGLGHTALESGIVAVPFALGSILGASQSNRLSLRLGRTVLIVGTGMVAVGLTWVWLVLRVQPAADLTHWDFLVPLLIAGIGSGLFIAPNAQFIVATVDRSEAGAASGVISVMQRVGAAIGIAVIGSVLFGTLHVAGKDPAQIPQAFVDSAAHAMAVSAVLSVVSFALVFVLPKKVDPRGGPPPTE; this is translated from the coding sequence ATGACGGACGACCAGGTCCGACCCACCGTCCCGCGCAGTGCGTGGAACGCGCTCGTCGTGCTGATGGCCGGCATGTTCATGGCCCTGCTGGACACGACCATCGTCAACGTCGCCCTGCCGACGATCCAGGTCAGCCTCGACGCGTCGGAGGCCACGCTCAGCTGGATCATCAGCGGTTACGCGCTGGCGTTCGGCATCGCGCTGATCCCGGCGGGTCGGATCGGTGACCGGGTGGGGCACAAGTGGGTGTTCTTCACGGGGCTGCTGCTGTTCACGGTCGCGAGCGTCTTCTGCGGCCTGGCGAGCAACAGCGCCCACCTGGTCGTGGCGCGGGTGGCGCAGGGACTGGCGGGCGGCATCTTCGTCCCCGCCGTGACCGCGATGATCCAGCTGCTGTTCCCGCCGCAGGTGCGCGGGAAGGCGTTCGCGATCCTGGGGTCCGTCATCGGGGTCTCGACGGCGCTCGGCCCGATCCTCGGCGGGCTCATCATCGAGGCGTTCGGCGACGAGTCCGGGTGGCGGCTGGTGTTCTGGGTCAACATCCCGATCGGGATCGTCGCCCTGATCGCCGCCGCGAGGATCCTGCCGTCCGGCGCCGAGGCGCGCAGCCAGCACGGGTACGACGTCGTCGGGCTGCTGCTGCTCACCGCGGGACTGATCGCCCTGCTCGTGCCCCTGATCGAGGGGCAGGACCAGGGCTGGCCGACGTGGACCTTCGTCACGCTGGCGGCCGGGATCCTGCTGCTCGTCGCGTTCGGGTGGTGGGAGAAGCGGATCGAGGACGACAACCCGATGGTGCCGCCGCACCTGTTCTCGCACCCGGCGTTCACGGGCGGGACGATCCTCGCACTGGTCTACTTCGCGGCGTTCACCAGCATCTTCTTCACCATCGCGCTGCTGTGGCAGGCGGGGCTGGGGCACACCGCGCTCGAGTCCGGGATCGTCGCGGTGCCGTTCGCCCTCGGCAGCATCCTCGGCGCCTCGCAGAGCAACCGGCTGTCCCTGCGACTGGGCCGGACGGTCCTCATCGTCGGCACGGGCATGGTGGCCGTCGGGCTGACGTGGGTGTGGCTGGTGCTGCGGGTCCAGCCCGCGGCGGACCTGACGCACTGGGACTTCCTGGTCCCGTTGCTGATCGCCGGGATCGGCAGCGGGTTGTTCATCGCTCCGAACGCGCAGTTCATCGTCGCCACCGTCGACCGCTCGGAGGCGGGCGCCGCCAGCGGGGTCATCTCGGTGATGCAGCGCGTCGGTGCGGCCATCGGCATCGCCGTCATCGGCAGCGTCCTGTTCGGCACGCTGCACGTCGCGGGCAAGGACCCCGCCCAGATCCCGCAGGCCTTCGTCGACAGCGCCGCGCACGCGATGGCCGTCAGCGCCGTGCTCTCGGTGGTCAGCTTCGCGCTGGTGTTCGTGCTTCCCAAGAAGGTGGACCCGCGCGGCGGGCCACCGCCGACGGAGTGA
- a CDS encoding SseB family protein, with amino-acid sequence MKDFDQALRTAAPGTIDGAKLLTRFAYEQLAVPSAGPVGEHLTGFIPALVPRDGTNHLVAFSSEQRFRDEGRLGGDAISMPVREVLLRMPADVGIVINPGSSQGFELGPDVVAALRDELARPHDE; translated from the coding sequence ATGAAGGACTTCGACCAGGCCCTGCGTACGGCGGCGCCCGGCACGATCGACGGCGCCAAGCTGCTCACACGGTTCGCCTACGAGCAGCTGGCCGTCCCGAGCGCGGGGCCCGTCGGGGAGCACCTGACGGGGTTCATCCCGGCGCTCGTGCCGCGCGACGGCACCAACCACCTGGTGGCGTTCTCGTCCGAGCAGAGGTTCAGGGACGAGGGGCGCCTCGGCGGTGACGCGATCTCGATGCCGGTCCGCGAGGTCCTGCTGCGGATGCCCGCGGACGTCGGCATCGTGATCAACCCGGGCAGCTCGCAGGGGTTCGAGCTGGGTCCGGACGTGGTCGCCGCGTTGCGGGACGAGCTGGCGCGGCCCCACGACGAGTGA
- a CDS encoding GNAT family N-acetyltransferase, which produces MSPTVADCERVQLSWFQLRADVLGGESWEDGGLRWVDGNLLFPQVIDPRALARGIERARNLGSTVLGAWLGLDVDPSPLAAAGFEKGWSPWWMAGPVPRDVPADPRVRLQEETTDYSGEHSAYARELAMARLRPTRAWYAAAYTGGRFAGRAWSHRVGDLAGVFDVDVWPPFQRRGLGTALMQAVCGAAASAGARDVVLNSTPAGVGLYERCGLRRIGTGITWWLHPRSVTGQSPGASQSL; this is translated from the coding sequence GTGAGCCCGACGGTCGCCGACTGCGAGCGCGTCCAGCTGAGCTGGTTCCAGCTGCGGGCCGACGTCCTCGGCGGGGAGTCATGGGAGGACGGCGGGCTGCGCTGGGTGGACGGGAACCTCCTCTTCCCGCAGGTCATCGACCCGAGAGCGTTGGCTCGCGGCATCGAACGCGCCCGGAACCTCGGCAGCACGGTCCTCGGCGCGTGGCTGGGGCTCGATGTGGACCCGAGCCCGCTGGCGGCGGCCGGGTTCGAGAAGGGGTGGTCGCCCTGGTGGATGGCCGGCCCCGTCCCGCGCGACGTCCCGGCCGATCCCCGGGTGCGGTTGCAGGAGGAGACCACCGACTACAGCGGCGAGCACTCCGCCTACGCACGCGAGCTCGCGATGGCACGCCTGCGGCCGACTCGCGCCTGGTACGCCGCCGCGTACACCGGCGGCCGGTTCGCCGGCCGGGCGTGGTCGCACCGCGTCGGTGACCTCGCGGGCGTGTTCGACGTCGACGTCTGGCCGCCGTTCCAGCGGCGCGGACTGGGCACCGCGCTCATGCAGGCGGTGTGCGGCGCCGCGGCCTCCGCCGGCGCGCGGGACGTGGTGCTCAACTCGACACCCGCGGGCGTCGGCCTCTACGAGCGGTGCGGTCTGAGGCGCATCGGAACAGGGATCACATGGTGGCTGCACCCACGGAGCGTCACCGGGCAGTCTCCGGGTGCGTCACAATCTCTGTAG
- a CDS encoding LLM class flavin-dependent oxidoreductase, producing MKFGVTATCGSAAQNVAMAVAAEEAGWDGFMAWDGISVGSMDTFDPWTLLGAAAVRTSRITLGAMVFSLPRRKPWEVARQALTVDQLSGGRLVLPVGLGAVDDGAYSRVVGEHVDVKERAALLDESLAILDLAWTGEKFSFQGEHYQLTDFEFQPRPVHGTIPVWVIGAWFAPRSMRRAAARDGVIAVRREDGFDPLKPDELREVATWVAEQRGGRPFELVAEGVLPDDPAATTDQIAALEAAGVTWWIDSNWDFDTVTPDGLLERIRRGPLPA from the coding sequence ATGAAGTTCGGTGTCACCGCCACGTGCGGGTCCGCAGCACAGAACGTCGCGATGGCCGTCGCCGCCGAGGAGGCGGGCTGGGACGGCTTCATGGCCTGGGACGGCATCAGCGTGGGCAGCATGGACACGTTCGACCCCTGGACGCTGCTCGGCGCGGCCGCCGTCCGGACCAGCCGCATCACGCTCGGCGCGATGGTGTTCTCGCTGCCGCGGCGCAAGCCCTGGGAGGTGGCCCGGCAGGCGCTGACCGTCGACCAGCTCTCCGGCGGTCGGCTGGTGCTGCCCGTCGGGCTCGGTGCCGTCGACGACGGCGCCTACAGCCGGGTGGTCGGTGAGCACGTCGACGTCAAGGAACGGGCGGCGCTGCTCGACGAGTCCCTCGCGATCCTCGACCTGGCATGGACCGGCGAGAAGTTCAGCTTCCAGGGCGAGCATTACCAGCTCACCGACTTCGAGTTCCAGCCGCGGCCGGTGCACGGGACCATCCCCGTCTGGGTGATCGGCGCCTGGTTCGCACCCAGGTCCATGCGCCGGGCGGCGGCGCGTGACGGGGTCATCGCCGTCCGGCGGGAGGACGGGTTCGACCCGCTGAAGCCGGACGAGCTGCGTGAGGTCGCCACGTGGGTCGCCGAGCAGCGCGGCGGGAGGCCTTTCGAGCTCGTCGCCGAGGGCGTGCTGCCGGACGATCCCGCCGCGACGACGGACCAGATCGCCGCTCTCGAGGCCGCGGGTGTGACCTGGTGGATCGACTCCAACTGGGACTTCGACACCGTCACGCCAGACGGGCTGCTGGAGCGGATCCGGCGCGGCCCGCTCCCCGCGTGA
- a CDS encoding RDD family protein: protein MSTQDPYQQPGATGSPTGGYAPPPQYPSYGAPPVYGTQPGYGTQPGYGTQPGYGTAPATPGHPSFAPYGATAPEYGQRYPAYGYPAYGYQPMPFTPAPTYAHWGLRVAAYLLDLLAAIPYWVGAFVSGFLSTPGYDQYGQPTTVSTPAGSAALLIGGSVSFALWVWNRGFRQARTGQSWGKKIVGLRLAAEATGANVGVWRALLRDLAHWLDGWLLGLGYWFPLWDAKRQTFADKIVGTVSVR, encoded by the coding sequence GTGAGCACGCAGGACCCCTACCAGCAGCCGGGTGCGACCGGGTCGCCGACAGGCGGCTACGCGCCGCCGCCGCAGTACCCCAGCTACGGCGCACCGCCGGTCTACGGCACGCAGCCCGGCTACGGCACGCAGCCCGGCTACGGCACGCAGCCCGGTTACGGCACCGCGCCGGCCACGCCGGGGCACCCGTCCTTCGCGCCGTACGGTGCGACGGCGCCGGAGTACGGCCAGAGGTACCCCGCCTACGGGTACCCCGCGTACGGCTACCAGCCCATGCCGTTCACCCCCGCGCCGACGTACGCGCACTGGGGGCTGCGCGTCGCCGCGTACCTGCTGGACCTGCTGGCGGCGATCCCGTACTGGGTCGGCGCGTTCGTCTCCGGCTTCCTGTCCACGCCGGGGTACGACCAGTACGGCCAGCCGACCACCGTGTCGACACCGGCCGGGTCGGCCGCGCTGCTGATCGGCGGGTCGGTGTCGTTCGCGCTCTGGGTGTGGAACCGCGGTTTCCGACAGGCGCGCACGGGCCAGTCGTGGGGCAAGAAGATCGTCGGTCTGCGTCTCGCCGCGGAGGCGACCGGGGCCAACGTCGGTGTGTGGCGGGCGCTCCTGCGCGACCTGGCGCACTGGCTCGACGGCTGGCTCCTGGGGCTCGGTTACTGGTTCCCGCTCTGGGACGCGAAGCGGCAGACCTTCGCCGACAAGATCGTCGGAACGGTCTCGGTGCGATGA
- a CDS encoding DUF2510 domain-containing protein, which translates to MSTPPGWYDDGATRGVLRWFDGAGWTEHTAMLPPMPGTVAAAPWPPAAIVGAAPDETLHWLLPVGRSWQSVLAGYVGLVALVLWVLGPVAILFGVLGLRQARTGGRGSGRAWFAIVAGVLASVLGVVSLLGFLV; encoded by the coding sequence ATGAGTACCCCTCCCGGCTGGTACGACGACGGCGCCACGCGTGGCGTGCTGCGCTGGTTCGACGGCGCCGGCTGGACCGAGCACACGGCGATGCTGCCCCCGATGCCGGGGACCGTGGCGGCCGCGCCGTGGCCGCCGGCTGCGATCGTCGGCGCCGCGCCCGACGAGACGCTGCACTGGCTGCTCCCCGTCGGCCGCTCCTGGCAGTCGGTGCTGGCGGGCTACGTGGGACTCGTCGCGCTGGTGCTGTGGGTGCTGGGACCCGTGGCGATCCTGTTCGGCGTCCTCGGCCTGCGACAGGCCCGCACCGGCGGCCGCGGTTCCGGGCGGGCGTGGTTCGCGATCGTCGCCGGCGTGCTGGCGTCCGTTCTCGGCGTGGTCTCCCTGCTCGGCTTCCTCGTCTAG
- a CDS encoding SDR family oxidoreductase, which translates to MSDQTTPQDPRTQHPGAEAQPAQKIPHPGLTGEMPSEPDHGEETYRGSERLQGKRAIITGADSGIGRAVALAFAREGADVVLSYLPEEEEDAQETVRLVEAAGRKAVTVPGDIREESQCQAIVDTAVAELGGIDVLVNNAAYQMSQEDGLLGISTEQLDRVLKTNLYAMFWLTKAAVPHMEPGSAIINTSSIQATQPSPGLLDYAVSKAGILNFTKGLAQQLGEKGIRVNAVCPGPIWTPLIPATMDEEKVDQFGAETPLGRAGQPAEVAPAYVFLASQESSYVTGDRIAVTGGRLL; encoded by the coding sequence ATGAGCGATCAGACCACGCCCCAGGACCCCCGTACGCAGCACCCCGGTGCCGAGGCCCAGCCGGCCCAGAAGATCCCGCACCCGGGACTCACCGGCGAGATGCCCAGCGAGCCCGACCACGGCGAGGAGACGTACCGCGGCTCCGAGCGGCTCCAGGGCAAGCGAGCCATCATCACCGGTGCCGACTCCGGGATCGGGCGCGCGGTCGCGCTGGCGTTCGCGCGCGAAGGCGCCGACGTGGTGCTCTCCTACCTGCCCGAGGAGGAGGAGGACGCGCAGGAGACGGTGCGGCTGGTGGAGGCGGCCGGGCGCAAGGCGGTGACCGTGCCGGGCGACATCCGTGAGGAGTCGCAGTGCCAGGCGATCGTCGACACCGCGGTCGCGGAGCTCGGCGGGATCGACGTCCTGGTGAACAACGCGGCCTACCAGATGTCCCAGGAGGACGGACTGCTGGGGATCAGCACCGAGCAGCTGGACCGCGTGCTCAAGACGAACCTCTACGCCATGTTCTGGCTGACCAAGGCGGCCGTGCCGCACATGGAGCCGGGCAGCGCGATCATCAACACGAGCTCGATCCAGGCCACCCAGCCGAGCCCGGGGCTGCTCGACTACGCGGTCAGCAAGGCCGGGATCCTCAACTTCACCAAGGGGCTGGCGCAGCAGCTCGGGGAGAAGGGGATCCGCGTCAACGCCGTGTGCCCGGGCCCGATCTGGACGCCCCTGATCCCGGCGACGATGGACGAGGAGAAGGTGGACCAGTTCGGTGCCGAGACGCCGCTGGGCCGGGCCGGGCAGCCCGCGGAGGTGGCACCGGCGTACGTGTTCCTCGCCTCGCAGGAGTCCAGCTACGTGACCGGCGACCGCATCGCGGTGACTGGCGGGCGGCTCCTCTAG
- a CDS encoding uracil-DNA glycosylase — translation MTPAGVPTTPEDVVRAAAGARDLAALDAVVPTCRACPRLVAWRELVGVEKRAAFRDETYWARPVPGFGDPHAPVLVVGLAPAAHGANRTGRMFTGDRSGDFLFAAMHRTGFANQATSTRRDDGLTLTDIRVTAPVRCAPPANDPTPEERRTCGPYLGRELALIRPRVVVVLGAFGWQALLTTLAEQGWHVPRPRPRFGHGAELVLAGPDGAELVVLGCFHVSQQNTFTGRLTPEMLDAVLLRARRLGVTG, via the coding sequence GTGACCCCGGCAGGCGTTCCGACGACGCCGGAGGACGTCGTGCGCGCAGCCGCCGGCGCACGGGACCTGGCCGCGCTGGACGCGGTGGTCCCCACGTGCCGTGCGTGCCCGCGACTGGTCGCGTGGCGGGAGCTGGTCGGCGTCGAGAAGCGGGCCGCCTTCCGCGACGAGACGTACTGGGCACGCCCGGTGCCGGGCTTCGGCGACCCGCACGCGCCCGTGCTCGTCGTCGGGCTCGCGCCCGCCGCGCACGGTGCCAACCGGACCGGCCGGATGTTCACCGGCGACCGGTCGGGCGACTTCCTGTTCGCGGCGATGCACCGCACCGGCTTCGCCAACCAGGCGACCTCGACCCGACGCGACGACGGGCTGACGCTCACCGACATCCGGGTGACCGCGCCCGTGCGCTGCGCCCCGCCGGCCAACGACCCGACGCCCGAGGAACGTCGGACGTGCGGGCCGTACCTGGGCAGGGAGCTGGCGCTGATCCGCCCGCGCGTGGTCGTCGTCCTCGGCGCGTTCGGCTGGCAGGCCCTCCTGACGACCCTCGCCGAGCAGGGCTGGCACGTCCCCCGACCGCGACCGCGGTTCGGGCACGGCGCGGAGCTGGTCCTCGCGGGGCCGGACGGCGCAGAGCTCGTGGTGCTCGGCTGCTTCCACGTGAGCCAGCAGAACACCTTCACCGGACGACTGACGCCCGAGATGCTGGACGCGGTCCTGCTCCGCGCGCGCCGGCTCGGCGTGACGGGCTAG
- a CDS encoding TIGR00725 family protein, producing MSYVGVVGPSRASEAELGDAEALGRGLAERGHVVVCGGLGGVMEAAARGAAQAGGVVVGLLPGADRADANPYVTVAIPTGLGELRNALLVRSSDVVVSVGGSWGTLSEVALAVRTGLPVVAVRGWGLDGPAPGAGPRDVASVDEALSLLDALPAGARTIGVRDVPEPGAAASAP from the coding sequence ATGAGCTACGTGGGGGTCGTGGGACCGTCTCGCGCTTCCGAGGCGGAGCTCGGGGACGCCGAGGCGCTCGGGCGCGGGCTCGCCGAGCGCGGGCACGTCGTGGTCTGCGGCGGGCTGGGCGGGGTCATGGAGGCGGCCGCGCGCGGCGCAGCGCAGGCCGGTGGCGTCGTCGTCGGGTTGCTGCCCGGAGCGGACCGTGCCGACGCGAACCCCTACGTCACCGTGGCGATCCCCACCGGGCTCGGCGAGCTCCGCAACGCCCTGCTGGTGCGGTCGAGCGACGTCGTCGTCAGCGTCGGGGGCTCCTGGGGGACGCTCAGCGAGGTGGCGCTCGCCGTGCGCACGGGCCTGCCGGTGGTCGCGGTCCGGGGCTGGGGCCTCGACGGGCCCGCACCCGGGGCGGGGCCGCGCGACGTGGCGTCGGTCGACGAGGCACTCAGCCTGCTGGACGCGCTACCGGCCGGCGCGCGCACGATCGGGGTCCGCGACGTCCCGGAGCCGGGTGCCGCCGCGAGCGCACCGTGA
- a CDS encoding L-threonylcarbamoyladenylate synthase yields the protein MARYFDVHPENPQPRSIAQVVDLLRKDALIAYPTDSCYALGSRIDNHAGADRIRAIRHLDDRHHFTLVCADFAQLGQLVQLDNSAFRAIKAATPGPYTFILPATSEVPKRLAHAKKRTIGVRIPNHPVALAILRELGEPLLSSTLLMPGAEWPMVEGWQIKEELDLVLDAVVDAGDCGTEPTTVVDWTEGAPEVVRVGAGDPDRFG from the coding sequence ATGGCCCGGTACTTCGACGTCCACCCCGAGAACCCCCAGCCGCGGTCGATCGCGCAGGTGGTCGACCTGCTGCGCAAGGACGCGCTGATCGCCTACCCCACCGACTCCTGCTACGCGCTCGGGTCCCGGATCGACAACCACGCCGGCGCGGACCGCATCCGGGCCATCCGCCACCTCGACGACCGGCACCACTTCACGCTGGTGTGCGCCGACTTCGCCCAGCTCGGGCAGCTGGTCCAGCTGGACAACAGCGCCTTCCGCGCGATCAAGGCGGCGACGCCCGGCCCGTACACGTTCATCCTCCCGGCCACGTCCGAGGTGCCCAAGCGGCTGGCGCACGCCAAGAAGCGGACGATCGGCGTGCGCATCCCGAACCACCCGGTGGCGCTGGCGATCCTGCGCGAGCTCGGCGAGCCCCTCCTGTCCAGCACGCTGCTCATGCCCGGCGCCGAGTGGCCGATGGTCGAGGGCTGGCAGATCAAGGAGGAGCTCGACCTGGTGCTCGACGCGGTGGTCGACGCCGGTGACTGCGGCACGGAGCCCACGACGGTCGTCGACTGGACCGAGGGCGCCCCCGAGGTCGTCCGCGTGGGCGCCGGCGACCCGGACCGCTTCGGCTGA
- a CDS encoding nucleotide pyrophosphohydrolase, which translates to MTDETAEPEIAEPEIAQLTRLVREFSTERDWQQFHDPKSVLLALVGEVGELAELFQWVPADQAVARFADPARKARAAEEMADVLVYLVCLADVLGVDLGEAARSKLAASHVRFAADQVRGVAPDKP; encoded by the coding sequence GTGACCGACGAGACCGCAGAGCCTGAGATCGCAGAGCCAGAGATCGCCCAGCTGACCCGCCTCGTCCGGGAGTTCAGCACCGAACGGGACTGGCAGCAGTTCCACGACCCGAAATCGGTGCTCCTCGCGCTCGTGGGCGAGGTCGGCGAGCTGGCCGAGCTGTTCCAGTGGGTCCCGGCCGATCAGGCGGTGGCACGGTTCGCCGACCCCGCGCGCAAGGCCCGCGCGGCCGAGGAGATGGCCGACGTCCTCGTCTACCTGGTCTGCCTGGCGGACGTGCTCGGCGTCGACCTGGGCGAGGCCGCGCGGAGCAAGCTGGCCGCGTCGCACGTACGGTTCGCGGCCGACCAGGTCCGCGGCGTCGCGCCGGACAAGCCGTAG
- a CDS encoding elongation factor G has product MDQATTPRIRTVALLGAAGSGKTTLAEALLHRSGALNRAGRVEDGSTVCDHEPEEIARGMSLGLGVAPFSWTATDGSSYDVTLLDTPGSADFAGAVDAALAVADLALVVVSAVDGVQAGTHAAWRLAAEAGVPRMVVVTKEDKARADFRHVLADLREAFGDGLVPLELPLGEESGFTGVADVLSEEGLAYDPDGRHHVEALPVSLSEEEHRLHDEVTEEIVAHDDAQLERYLSGDVPTSAELESTLAHEVAAGAAFPVVLVSGVTGVGVDRLADLLCELGPSPADRTARVLAGRTEVEVAADPAGPTLLYAFRTLADPFVGQVTMFRVLSGTVRNGDRLLNTATRTEERIPGLFRLRGKEHLPVDAVPAGQIGAVAKLTGTLSGSLLAQRSGPGASMTARPPRERATVFGLALEPVTQSDDDRLSAALTRLTAEDPTLRVERSGDSTVLLGLGDTHLAVALERLARVFGVHVSTSPVPVGYRETIRREVTAEGKVKKQSGGHGQFAVVQLRVAPLPPGSGVEFVDAVVGGAIPRTYVQAVHKGVLEAMAAGGPHGYPVVDLRVEVYDGKSHSVDSSDMAFRTAGAAGVREALHAAGTIVLEPVSHVSVTVPIAAQGDVMSDLSARRGHIDATTSLDGGLVQIEASVPEAELARYVLDLRSLTGGRAELSMAPDRFEVCPEHLVPA; this is encoded by the coding sequence ATGGACCAGGCAACGACGCCGCGGATCCGGACGGTGGCGCTGCTGGGCGCCGCGGGATCGGGCAAGACGACCCTCGCCGAGGCGCTGCTGCACCGGTCGGGTGCGCTGAACCGGGCCGGCCGGGTCGAGGACGGGTCGACGGTGTGCGACCACGAGCCCGAGGAGATCGCCCGAGGCATGTCCCTGGGCCTCGGCGTCGCCCCCTTCTCCTGGACCGCGACCGACGGCAGCTCCTACGACGTGACCCTGCTGGACACCCCGGGGTCGGCGGACTTCGCGGGCGCGGTCGACGCCGCCCTGGCGGTCGCGGACCTCGCGCTGGTCGTGGTCAGCGCGGTCGACGGGGTGCAGGCCGGCACCCACGCCGCCTGGCGGCTCGCGGCCGAGGCCGGGGTGCCGCGCATGGTCGTCGTCACCAAGGAGGACAAGGCGCGGGCGGACTTCCGCCACGTGCTGGCGGACCTGCGGGAGGCGTTCGGCGACGGGCTCGTCCCGCTCGAGCTGCCGCTGGGCGAGGAGTCGGGGTTCACCGGGGTCGCGGACGTGCTCAGCGAGGAGGGCCTCGCGTACGACCCGGACGGCCGCCACCACGTCGAGGCGCTCCCGGTGAGCCTGTCCGAGGAGGAGCACCGCCTGCACGACGAGGTCACCGAGGAGATCGTCGCGCACGACGACGCGCAGCTGGAGCGGTACCTGTCGGGTGACGTGCCGACCTCCGCCGAGCTGGAGAGCACGCTCGCGCACGAGGTCGCCGCCGGTGCGGCGTTCCCGGTCGTGCTCGTGTCGGGGGTCACGGGTGTGGGCGTCGACCGGCTCGCGGACCTGCTGTGCGAGCTCGGCCCGTCACCGGCCGACCGGACCGCGCGCGTGCTGGCGGGCAGGACCGAGGTCGAGGTGGCCGCCGACCCGGCCGGGCCCACGCTGCTGTACGCGTTCCGGACGCTCGCCGACCCGTTCGTCGGCCAGGTCACCATGTTCCGCGTGCTGTCGGGGACCGTCCGCAACGGCGACCGCCTGCTCAACACCGCGACGCGCACCGAGGAGCGGATCCCCGGCCTGTTCCGGCTGCGCGGCAAGGAGCACCTCCCGGTCGACGCGGTGCCGGCGGGGCAGATCGGCGCGGTGGCCAAGCTCACCGGGACGCTGTCGGGAAGCCTGCTGGCACAGCGTTCCGGGCCTGGTGCGTCGATGACCGCCCGGCCCCCGCGTGAGCGGGCGACCGTGTTCGGTCTCGCGCTGGAACCGGTCACGCAGTCGGACGACGACCGCCTCTCCGCCGCGCTGACCCGGCTGACCGCCGAGGACCCGACGCTGCGTGTGGAGCGCTCCGGGGACAGCACGGTCCTGCTGGGCCTGGGCGACACCCACCTGGCGGTCGCCCTCGAGCGGCTGGCCCGCGTCTTCGGGGTGCACGTGAGCACGTCGCCCGTGCCCGTGGGGTACCGGGAGACGATCCGGCGCGAGGTGACCGCCGAGGGCAAGGTGAAGAAGCAGTCGGGCGGGCACGGGCAGTTCGCGGTGGTGCAGCTGCGGGTGGCGCCGCTGCCGCCCGGCTCCGGGGTCGAGTTCGTCGACGCCGTCGTCGGCGGTGCCATCCCGCGGACGTACGTGCAGGCGGTGCACAAGGGTGTCCTCGAGGCGATGGCCGCGGGTGGCCCGCACGGGTACCCGGTGGTCGACCTGCGCGTCGAGGTCTACGACGGCAAGTCGCACTCGGTCGACTCCTCGGACATGGCGTTCCGGACCGCCGGTGCGGCGGGCGTGCGCGAGGCGTTGCACGCGGCCGGCACCATCGTGCTGGAGCCCGTGAGCCACGTGTCCGTGACGGTGCCGATCGCCGCGCAGGGCGACGTGATGAGCGACCTGTCCGCGCGCCGCGGCCACATCGACGCCACGACCTCCCTCGACGGCGGCCTGGTGCAGATCGAGGCCTCGGTGCCGGAGGCGGAGCTCGCCCGCTACGTGCTCGACCTGCGCTCGCTCACCGGTGGCCGCGCCGAGCTGTCCATGGCGCCCGACCGGTTCGAGGTGTGTCCCGAGCACCTGGTCCCGGCCTGA